The Hymenobacter sp. DG25A nucleotide sequence CCGCACCACTGCCCACCTCTCTAATGCGCTGGATGATGGGTACACCACCCTGGAAAACCTCTTTGGCAAGGAAGGTGCCCAGCTAGCCGCCGAAAGCCACGGGGCCGCTATTGATGAGATAGAGCGAATCGTGCTAACCGAGAAGATTGATTGTGATTTCTCACGCCTGGAAGGCTACCTGTTCCTGCCCGCGAATGGCAAGCCCCAGGAGCTGGCCGATGAGCTACAGGCCGCCCACCGCGCCGGGCTGAAGAAAGTAGAGCAGTTAGCCGATGCTGGGGTGAAAGGCTTCAAAACCGGCGAATGCCTAAGGTTTCCTAACCAGGGCCAGTTTCACATTCTCAAATACCTCCACGGCCTGACGGATGCCATTACGGCGCTGGGCGGGCAGATTTTTACGAACTCGCACGTAGAAACCGTGGAAGGCGGCGCCCAGGCCCGGGTAGTTACCGCTAGTGGCGTGGAAGTAACGGCCCAGGCCATTGTTATTGCTACCAACACGCCGTTCAACGACCGGGTAGTGATGCACACCAAACAGGCGCCCTACCGCACCTACGTGCTCACGGCGCGCGTGCCCAAGGGCTCGGTTACCAAAGCCCTGTACTGGGATACCGCCGACCCTTACCACTACATCCGCCTGCAGGAAGCCCCCGAAACGGGCTACGACCTGCTGATTGTGGGTGGCGAAGATCATAAAACCGGGCAGGAAGAAAACCCCCAAGAGCGGCTGCGCTGCCTGGAAGATTGGGCGCGCGAGCATTTCCCTCAGATTACGGGCATCGACTACCAGTGGTCGGGGCAGGTGATGGAGCCGGTAGACTGCCTGGGCTTTGCGGGCCGCAATCCGCTGGATAACGACAACGTGTACCTCATAACCGGCGACTCCGGCCACGGCATGACGCACAGCACCCTGGGCGCCATGCTGATCCGGGACCTGGTTATGGGCCGCTCCAATCCCTGGGAAAAGCTCTACGAGCCGGGCCGCGTAACCCTCAAGCCGGAATCCATTAAGGAGTTTGTGCGCGAAAACGTGAATGTGGCCACCGAGTATAC carries:
- a CDS encoding FAD-dependent oxidoreductase, with translation MPTRVSGAHTSGATQSVWFPTADALPTFSPLKKPISADVVIVGAGIAGLTTAYLLCKEGKQVVVLEDGEIASGESGRTTAHLSNALDDGYTTLENLFGKEGAQLAAESHGAAIDEIERIVLTEKIDCDFSRLEGYLFLPANGKPQELADELQAAHRAGLKKVEQLADAGVKGFKTGECLRFPNQGQFHILKYLHGLTDAITALGGQIFTNSHVETVEGGAQARVVTASGVEVTAQAIVIATNTPFNDRVVMHTKQAPYRTYVLTARVPKGSVTKALYWDTADPYHYIRLQEAPETGYDLLIVGGEDHKTGQEENPQERLRCLEDWAREHFPQITGIDYQWSGQVMEPVDCLGFAGRNPLDNDNVYLITGDSGHGMTHSTLGAMLIRDLVMGRSNPWEKLYEPGRVTLKPESIKEFVRENVNVATEYTELLTGGDVSKPEDIPAGSGAVLRRGITKVAVYKATNGKVHECSAICPHLGCVVHWNGLENSWDCPCHGSRFDAYGKLLMGPANTGLAPAE